The Paraburkholderia megapolitana genomic sequence ATGTGGCCCTGTGCTTCGAGCTGGCGAATCGTCTTCAGCAGCGTGCGATAGAAAGCCGATTGCTCGTCGGCGCGCAACGTGCCGACCGCTTTCGACAGGAAGTCCGGCCATTGCGCCGCGCGTTTCGCCGCCGTACGTCCACGTGTGGTCAGACGCACCGCCAGTGCACGGCCGTCGTCGAGTGCGCGACGTTTCTCGACGAGCCCCTTGCCTTCCAGCGTGCTTACCGCGTCGCTCGTCGTGGCAGCGGTCAGTGCGGTTTCACGGGCGATCTCGCCCAGTCGCATCGGCCCCTTGCGCTGCATCAGCAGCACGAGGATTTCTCCCTGGGTCGGTGTGAGACCCGCACCTTCCGCCCATTCCCATGCCTGGCTCCGCATGGCCGTGCTCAGTCGTAACAGGCTGTGGGTGACACGTCCCATCGCCTGCTCTCCGTAAACGCCTTCGCTCATGATCTTTGTTTGGTTGTTGACAGCTTTTCGCTGCATGGTCGGTCGCCATGCGTCAAAACGCCGGCAGCCTGGTGGGGGCACTTCCGCCTGAATCCCGGGCGGGTCGACTTCTTACATCTACTAATTTATAAAGTATCTCAAAAAAGTACCGTACTGTTTTCGCGCGCTTCTTTCATTTCATTACTCGTGGGACACATCCACTCGAACGACGACGCGGAGTACGGAAACAACATTCTATTCGAGAGCGGCGAATCGTACAGCTAAGTTATCCGACAGAATCTGTGGATAACTACGGTACAAGCGCTTAACAACCGGTGCACGGTTTCTTGACAACTTGCAGGGCGATCGGCCGGCATCTCGGGTTATCCGCGTTTCGCGTGCTCTGCACACAGACGAATCGCGCGGTTGTGCTGCGTGCAGCGCGATGACTCTGCAGGGAATTATCGGGTTGTCCACAGAAGCCGTCGACCCTTGTTAACTACTACTACAGACGTATACATCAGTTCTATAAAAACCTTGGGAAGGTCCTGTCGGAAATAAAAAAACCCGCACAGAGCGGGTTCATGAGGGTTCAAGACCTGGGGTTGACACGATTTCCGCGTACCCGTTTGCTACGCCCGCCATTGCAGGCACTGCTGCCGCACTGCTTCGTGCAACGATTTTTCTTCGGTAACGACGCCGCGCAGCCAGGTCGCATCGTTGATCTGGCTACGTGCAATCGCGCCGACTTCGTCGAGCGCCCGGCCGGAACCGAGTGCTTCGGCATGCGGTGCGATGCGCTCGAGCGTCTCGATGATGTCTTCGGAAATCGTCTTGCGTTCGCCGGTCTGCGGATCGATGCAGGTGCCCGCCAGACCGAAGCGGCAGGCCTCGAAACGGTTGAATGTGTAGACGAGGTAGTCGTCCTCTTTCGGCATCAGCGGTTTATCGAGCAACAGGTGGCGTGCCAGCGTCTGGATGTAGCAGGCGATCGCCGCAGCGCGGTCGACGGAAAACGGCGTGTCCATCACGCGGACTTCGATCGTGCCGAAGCCCGGTTTGGGACGGATGTCCCAGTAGAAATCTTTCATGCTGTTGACGACGCCCGTGTTCACCATCTTCGAGAAGTACTCCTCGAAGCTGTCCCACGTGAGTACGAACGGTGCGCGGCCCGACAACGGAAACGCGAACACCGAGTTCAGGCGTGCCGAATGAAAGCCGGTGTCGACACCCTGTACGAACGGCGACGATGCCGACAGCGCAATGAAATGTGGAATAAAGCGCGACATCGAATGCAATAGATACAGCGCGCTATCCGAATCCGGACAGCCGATATGCACGTGCTGGCCGAACACCGTGAACTGTTTCGCGAGGTAGCCGTAAAGCTCGGACAGGTACTGGAAACGCGGCGTATCGACGATCTGCCGTTCGCTCCATTGCTGGAATGCGTGCGTACCGCCACCGCATAAACCGACGTTCAGCCGGTCGGCGGCTGCAACGAGCGTGTCGCGGATCGTGCGCAGATCGGTGACGGCCTGCTCGTGCGAAGTACAGATGCCGGTGGACAGCTCGATCATGCTCTCGGTGATTTCCGGCGTGATGTTGCCCGGAATTTTTTCATCCTTGATGAGCCGCAGCAGATCGGTGCCGGCTTTGGTCAGATCGTAATCGTGTGTGTTGACGATCTGCATTTCGAGTTCGATACCGAATGTGAACGGTTTCGAATCGACGAAGGGTTCGAGTGACATGGCGTTCCCTGGGTCAAATCGGCCGGATGTTTCGAAGACATCCGGCCATGGCAAAGCGGTATATGAAGGTGTTCGTCTACTCGCGGCGCTCGCCAACGAGCGCAAGACTGCGATAGACCAGCCACGGGCTGACGATCTGCAACACGACGATCGAGCACATCACCACCGCGCGCAGCATCGGATCGAAATTCGGGTACAGCGTGTAGGTGTCGTCGACGAGCAGATACGCAAGCGCCGACATCGGCGATAACGACAAACCGAGCGCGACGCCCTGCTTCCAGTTCAGCCCGCTCGGTTTCGCGAAGGCTAGCACGCCGAGCAGTTTGGCGACGAGCCGCGCGATGATCAATCCCACTGCGGCGACGCCACCGAGCGCGATATCTTTCCACTCGAACGTGGTGAGCGTCAGCACGAACAGGATCACGGTCAGCAGCCATCCCGCTGTGCCGAAATGCTGCGGCCAGAGTTGCGGACGCGCTTCGAGATTCTTCACGATGATGCCGGCGGCGAGCAGACTCAGGATCGTCGACAGCTTGAACAGATGCGCGACTGCAATGGCCAGCAGCACGAGACCGAACAATGCGACGAACGAATGCTCGTCCTGCATGTTCATGCGTCGATAGAAGAAATTACAGGCGCGCGCGAGCCCATATGCCAGGATCAACGAACCGATCAGCAGATACAGCGGCTGCAGGATCGTTGCGAATACGTTGCCGTACACCTCCTGATGCAGCCAGCTCGATGCGAGCTTTTCGATCACGACCGCATACATGCTGTTCAGCGCAGTGAGCGCCATCAGACGTTGCGTGACCTGACCTTCTGCGCGCAACTCGGTCTTCAGCTGGATCACCATCGCGGGCGACGTTGCCATGGCGATCGATGCGAGCACCATCGCGACCATCGTCGGCACTTTGAGGAACAGCAACACGACGAGTACGAAGATGAAGGTCAGCGTCGACTCGGCGAAGCTCGAGAGAATCAGCCAGTAATTGCGGCGCATCCAGCGTAGATCGAGCCGGCTGCCAAGTTCGAACAGCAGCAGCCCGAGCGCGACGTCGAGCAGCGGTCGCGCAGCCGATGCCGCACTCGCATCGATCACACCCGAGCCCGCCGCCCCGGCGATCAGACCGATCACCGCATAGCCGGAGATACGTGGCAGATGCCACGCGCGATAACAGAGTTCGCCGCACAGCCCTGCTGCAAGCAACGCCAGACCGGCCCAGAAAATTGCGTCGGGCGTGAGTGGCCACGCGGGAAAGAATGAAAACGCCGACTTCATCGTGGTGGCTTCTCCTTTGGCAGCGACAGCTGTACCCGCCTCGTGCGGGGAGCGTTGTGGAGGACTGAGCGTACACCGCGTTCATGGCGAAATACGCTGCGGCCGATCCACATCGCGAGCTGTCAACGATCGGATGAAAACAGAACGAACCGGTACTGCATCACTGCCTGTCGCAACGGATGTCGCGCAGCGGGAGCAGTCGGCCCGTATGAAAAGAACGCCGTCGACTTTCGAATCAGATTCTGATTGACCGGCAACCGTTCCGTTGATGCGTCCGTCGCTCGAAGCAACGGCAACGCGGGAAGAACGGCGATTGTGCCACAGCTTTTTCGTACTCGACTGAAAGTGTCTCGAACATGCTTGCAAAACGGTAAAACCAACCGCGATCGTGCGGGATTGAAGGAAAAAGCGACCGGGTATGGAACGTGGCCTCGTGCAGGTTTGCTGCGCTGTTAGAGATAGATAGATCGTACCTGCGGTGCCTTTTTCGGCTGTGATCGTCGGACAGCCCGTGCGGCCCTTTGGTTTAAATGGTTTACCTGTATGTATACGTAGTAGCAGTTAACAAAGGGGTCGCATTTCTGTGGACAACCCCGGTTTACCGAAATGAATCATCTGCTTGGCGAACGCATAACCGGATGCAAAGCGTATGCGACAGCGGCTGGCTTCTTTGCATAACTTTGCCGCGGCGCGCGCCGAAACGAAGTTACCCCGTTTACGTCCACATCGAGTCCACATGAGTTGCGCGCGCATTCCCGATAGTTATCCACAGCCTGGCGTGGACAAGTCTGGTGCGCGTCGAAGGAGATGAAGGGGGATTGGTTCAGCGGATCGTGCTTTGTCGCAGCGCGCGTAGCAGGAAGCGCGCTGGGTCGATGGCTTCGGCGAGGTCGCGCTCGATCGGCCACGGCTCGCCTTCGATCTGCGAGGCGATCAGTTCGGCACCGAGCGCCGCCCACACCAGTCCGCGCGAGCCATAAGCGAACGCGCCATATAGACCGTCCGCGCGAGGTAGATCCAGCGGCCATGCGCCGCGCAGACGTTCGGCGTCGAGTGTAGCGGCGGTTTCGTCGGCGAGCTGACCGATCATCGGCAGGCGGTCGAGTGCGACGCAGCGAAACGCGACGCGTCCGGCGAAGGTCGACGGGTTCTGTGTTCGCAATGCGGGATCCAGCGACGGCATCATTTCCGCGAGGCGTTCGAGATTCTCGAGGTGATCAGCGGAGCGCACGGATGCGTCCATGTCGTCGACGTGGTAGGTCGCGCCGCTCAGCGTAGTGCCGTCGACGAGCGGTACAGCGTAGCCCGCGCCGATGACCGGCACGTGCGGCGCCACGATGCTGCCGCGCGGCAGTAGCGTGAGCTGGCCGCGTACACGCTGTGTCGCGGCATGCTGGAGGCCAGCGATCCGCGCGGCCTCATGTGCGTTCGCGACAATCACCACGGGCGCCGAAATGATTGCGCGACCCGATGTATCGATCACGGTCCATTGATCGCCGCTGCGTTCGATCCGTGCAACTTCAACACCGAAACGCCGTTCGAGCTGCGTGCCGGCCGCGGCGCATTGCGCTGCACATAGCGCAGCGGGATCGAGCCAGCCGCCGTGCGGATAAAACCATCCACCGTGTGCGAGCGGCACCTTCGCGATACGTTGTGCTTCGTCGCGCGACAGCGGTGCGACAAAATCACGCGGCCACGCGAACGCGGTGAACGCGTCGGTCATGGCTTGCAGTTCGGCGTCGTCAGCGGCGAGTTGCAGCAGGCCCTGGGTGCTGCGCGCGAAATCATGACCTGCGTGTTCGAGTGCAATCCAGCGCTGTAATGCGTACGCAAAACCGGCGCGCGTAATGCGCGACGTGCCGCTATCATCGCGCGAAAGCTGCGGATGAAAAACGCCCGCAGGATTGCCCGATGTTTCGCGTGCAATGTCGGCATGTCGCTCGAGCGACGTGATTTGCCAGCCGCGCGCAGCGAGTCGTTCGATTGCTGCACATCCCGCGAGCCCTGTACCGATCACGACGGCATGTCGTGCGTTGACGGCGAGTGGTACCGGCGGCTCGTGTCGGCGTACGCGCCAACGCGGCGCGAAACGACCGACCAGCATCGCGCGTTTCCAGCCGAAGCCATCCACCTTGCGATACTCGAAGCCGGTTTGCGTGAGCGCGCGTTTCACATCGCCGGCGCTTGTATATGTGGCGAAGGTTGCGTCGTCGCCGGCGAGGCGCGCGAGCATCTTGAAGATTGGCGGCGTCCACAATTCGGGATTTTTCGCCGGCGAGAAACCGTCGAGATAGAACGCATCGGCACGCAACCACAGCGACGGCAGTGTCTCGAGCGCATCGCCGAAGGCGAGCGTCAGCGTGACACGACCGCCCTCGAATTCGAGTCGATGCACACCGGGCACGAGTGTCGGCCACGCCTCGGCGAGTGTCTGTGCCAGCTCTACGATCGATGTTTCCGCAACCGTCGCCGCGTACGCCGCGCGCAAATCGGCCTCAGTAAACGGGTACTTTTCCGTCGAAACGAAATGCAACCGCTCGCAGCGCGCAGGGTCCGCGCGCCACGCGGCCCACGTCGCGAGGAAGTTGATTCCCATGCCGAAGCCGGTTTCCAGCACGGTGAAAATCCGCCGACCTTGCCATCGTTCCGGCAGACCATTGCCGTGCAAGAACACGTATTCGGCCTGAGCCAAACCGCCGACCGCGCTGTGATAAATGTCGTCGTGACGCGGCGAAAACGGTGTGCCGTTATCGCGAAATGCGAGCGTCGCAGGGATGAGCGGGTGGGTCATGCGTGGTGAAAAAACACTCGAACAGACATCGGAAGACTGCCGGGAAAGGCTCGCCCAGTGCGGGTTTCGCGGACTGCGGGCGCGATTCTGGGCGCGCCGCGTTGGCAAAAACCAACGCTCGACGGCGACAAAAACTGGTGTCGCGCGGTAAGCAGGGTTCCGTCGAGGTCAAAAACGGCACTTTCCATAGGAGAAACGCGTAAAGAACGCTGTAATTCTTCGAAACCCTTATCCTGCATGGGTTTGCGCTGCGCTATCATAGCAAGCGCCGCGGAGGGAAGCGGCAGCACGGCCGTCATGCAGTACCTTGCGCGACGCATTTGTCCGGACCGCTTCCGGAGCCGTCGCTGCTCAATGGCGCGGCTCGCGCACGTATAATCGGCGCGTTCGCGCTGTTCGTGTCAACCTAAACTCAGAAAGGAACCTTAATGAACAAACAGGAACTGATCGACGCCGTCGCAGGACAGACGGGCGCCAGCAAGGCTCAAACCGGTGAAACGCTGGACACGTTGCTTGAAGTGGTCAAGAAGGCTGTGTCAAAAGGTGACTCGGTCCAGTTGATCGGCTTTGGCAGCTTCGGTTCGGGCAAGCGCGCAGCACGTACGGGCCGCAACCCGAAGACCGGCGAAACTATCAAGATCCCGGCCGCCAAGACTGTCAAGTTCACGGCTGGTAAAGCGTTCAAGGACGCAGTCAACAAGCGCTAAGCACCCGGTTGCTTTTTTGTTGACGCCCGCCTCAGGCGGGTTTTTTTTCGTCCGCGTTTTTTGTTTAGTCGTGCCGGTGCACGATCTCTCCATCGCCGTGATCGTGGTCATGATCATGGTCGTCTTCGGCATCGAGATTCCACGCGGGGAACGGATCGGCGAAATGCGACCAGGCTTCGGCTCCCTGCGCGTACTCGTCGTCGTTCAACAGACACGCATCAAACTTTCCGCGCCATAACGTCGGATCGATATCGACACCGATCATCACCAGTTCCTGACGACGGTCGCCGATACTCGTATCGTGCAGATCGCCGTGCCAGTCGGCGGTGATTTCCGCGAGCAGTTCGTCATCGCCCTCGGGCCACTCGCTGCGATCCTGCGCGGCCCACCACATTCCCGCTGGCCCATGGCGACATGCGCCGCCTGCCTGCGATAGCGAACCTGCAATGTCATTGCGCGTCGCGAGCCAGAAAAAGCCTTTGCTACGCAGTACACCTTTCCACTCTTCATGCAGCAGCGCCCACAGACGTTCCGGATGAAACGGCCTGCGCGCGCGATAAACGAAGTTGCCGATACCGAATTCATCAGCCTCGCCGTGATGCGCGTGGTCGTGATCGTGTTGCAGCGAGGCGAGCCAGCCCGGTGCATTCGACGCTTCGTCGAAATCGAAGCGTTTCGTATCGAGCACTTCAGCGAGCGGAACTACGCCAAAGCGGCTCAATACCTGCACCGCGCGCGGATTGATGTGAGCAAGAATGTGCTGCAAACGTGTGAGATCGTCGGCACTGACGAGATCGGTCTTGTTCATGACGAGTACATCGCAGAACTCAATCTGTTCGATCAACAATTCGACGAGCGTGCGATCGTCTTCGTCGGTGGCGGCGAGGCCGCGTTCGGCGAGCGCATCGGCGCAGGCATAGTCGCGCAGGAAGTTGAACGCGTCGACGACAGTCACCATCGTATCGAGCCGTGCAACGTCGGACAGCGACACGCCGTCGTCGTCGACGAACGTGAAGGTTTCGGCGATCGGCATCGGCTCGGCAATACCGGTCGATTCAATCAGGATTGCATCGAAACGCTGTTCGCCGGCAAGCCGCCGGATCTCGGTCAGCAGATCGTCGCGCAGCGTGCAGCAGATGCAACCGTTTGACATCTCGACGAGCTGCTCCTCGACGTGCGATAGCGCAGCGGCATCGCGCACGAGCGCAGCATCGATGTTGACGGCGGCGAGATCGTTGACGATCACGGCCACGCGCAGGCCCGCGCGGTTCGCGAGGATGTGATTGAGGAGCGTGGTCTTGCCCGCGCCCAGAAAACCCGAGAGCACGGTGACGGGCAGTGGCGGCTGGTTCATCGCAGTACGGAAAGCAGGAGGAAATGGGAGGCGGCCGGCCCCGGCGTAATGAGACCCTGGACGCCCGGCGGCAGCACGAAGCCGCATTGTGCATCAAACGCCGCGCGGCCGCCTGGCGCACCCGAGGTTCGCGGTAGCCTGGGGCACAACGAAAAGCGTGAGGTGGAAGGCTTCGGGTTGACCGGCAACGTCACGCGCGCTACTCAGCGCGACGCCTGCAACAGGTTCCATTTCTGCAGAATGGCGACGATCTGCTTCGCGTACTGATCGCGCAGCGACGGCGTTTCCGAGTGGTACGCGCCGACCGCCTGCCAGGTGTTGCCGTATTTGTTCATCTTCTGGCGCAGATGCCAGGCGGCAATGTAGACGTTCTTGCACGGCTGCATCAGCGTATCGGATGAAATGCCGTAGTGAGCGAGCGTAGGCAGATGGATCGAATTGATCTGCATCACGCCGTAGTCGGTCGAGCCGTTCGCATTCTTATGCAGCGCTTCCGGCCGGTTATGCGATTCCTGCCACGCGATGGCGCGCAGGATGAGCGGGTTCACCTTCTGATAGTTTGCCGCCTCGTCGAAGCAATCCGCGCGCGCGGGCCCGGCGGCACACAGTGCACCTAGCGCAACGGCAGCGGCAACGGTGAAGGCAGCCAGTTTCATCGATCAGATAAGACATCCCAGTGGAACGTTCAGGATTGCCAGGCCGGATGCATGGAAAACATGCGACGCGTTCGAAAATCCCAAATTTTTGGAGCAGCGCACTAACTGGAATACGGGAAAACCCCGGTTCAAGCGACGCCTTTCGATGCCGAACCGCCCGTATCATACCGGCAGGCTGGCATGCGTCAAGTTGGCTGACCGACATAGGCATCGAAAAAGCGAAATCTTCCGGACGTCTGTCTCTGTTATAACGACGGCGAGCCCGAAATCGGCAATCGCGATGTCGAAAACTTTCGATAACTTTCGAAAACTTAACGGCACAGACCGACGATTAGAGGAAATTCACTGCGTCAATTCTTTTGTGACAAATTCGACATGAAAAGCTGCTACTGTGCAAACTTTTAGGATATTGGGTAGCACGCACCTGGACTGGGCCACACCGCTGTTCCAGAGCGTGAAAGCAAGCGAGGAGGTTGCCGCTGCCCGGATATCCGCCGCGCATGACCGTCGGTGACTGAAGATAGTCGCCGGTATCGACATCACATTCCATGAGAATAAATCGTATGGCATTGCGGCGCGTTACCACTGCGCTGCTGGTTGCTGGACTGATCACCGCGCAGATTGCACACGCACAGGTGACACTCAATTTCGTCAACGCTGACATTGATCAGGTGGCGAAAGCAATTGGCGCAGCGACTGGCAAAACGATCATTGTCGACCCGCGCGTAAAGGGTCAACTCAATCTCGTTTCGGAAAACCCGGTGCCTGAAGATCAGGCGCTCAAGACATTGCAATCCGCGTTGCGGATGCAAGGGTTCTCTCTGGTCCAGGATCACGGCGTATTGAAGGTCGTGCCGGAAGCCGATGCGAAGCTGCAGGGGGTACCGACTTATGTCGGCAATACACCTGCTGCGCGCGGCGACCAGGTGATCACGCAGGTGTTCCAGCTGAAGAACGAATCGGCTAACAATCTGTTGCCGGTGCTGCGGCCGTTGATCTCGCCGAACAATACGGTGGCTGCCTACCCTGCGAACAACACGCTTGTCGTGACCGACTACGCGGATAACGTGCGGCGGATCGCGCAGATCATCGCGGGTGTCGATACGGCGGCGGGTCAGCAGGTGGCCGTTATACCGCTGCGTAACGCGAATGCACTCGACACCGCACAGTCGCTGTCGAAGATGCTCGATCCGGGCGCGATCGGTAGTACGGATACTACGTTGAAGGTTTCCGTCACAGCAGATGCCCGCACTAACTCGCTGTTGCTGCGTGCGTCGAATACTGCACGGCTTAACGCAGCGAAAGAGCTCGCGAAAGAACTCGATGCACCGACCTCGAAGATGGGCAACATGCATGTGGTGCCATTGCGCAACGCGGATGCAGTGAAGCTCGCGAAGACGTTGCGCGGCATGATGGGCAAGGGCGGTGATAGCGGTTCGTCGGCCAGCTCCAACGATGCGAACTCGTTCAACCAGAACGGTAACTCGTCGTCGTCGAGCGGCGGGAGTTTCTCGACAGGTTCCTCGGGCACGCCGCCGCTGCCGTCTGGGCTTGGCAGTTCATCGTCGTCGTTCGGTGGTTCGTCCGGCTCGTCGGGTTCGCAAGGCGGTGGCACCGCCGCCGCGGGCCTGCTCGGCGGTGACAAGGACAAGGGTGATGATAACCAGGCGGGCGGCATGATCCAGGCCGACCCGGCCACCAACTCGCTGATCATCACTGCGCCGGACGCGATATACCGCAACCTGCGGGCGGTGATCGATCAGTTGGACGCGCGGCGTGCACAGGTCTACATCGAAGCGCTGATTGTTGAGTTGTCGGCGAATAACAATGCTGACCTCGGGATCCAATGGCAGATCGGCAACAATGCGCTCCTCGCCGGTACTAATTTTTCAAACAGCGGCAACACGATCACCAGCCTGACCGCAGGCCTGGCCGGAGGCGCTGCCGGCACGGCGGGGGTGCTGAACGGCATCTCGCAGGGGCTCAACGTAGGCTGGCTTCACAACGTCTTCGGCGTCAAGGGGTTGGGCGCGTTGCTGCAGGCATTGTCCCAGTCCGGTGATGTGAACGTGCTGTCGACGCCTAACCTCATCACGCTCGACAACGAAGAAGCCAAGATCGTGGTCGGCCAGAACGTGCCGATCACGACCGGGTCGTATGCGAACCTCACCAGTACCAGCGGCAGCAACCCCAGTACGTTCAACACGGTCGATCGGGTCGACGTCGGCCTGACGCTGGATATCAAGCCGCAGATCACCGAAGGCGGCCTTCTCAAACTGCAACTCGCTACTGAAGACTCGAACATCGTCAACGGTTCGCAGAACGTGGCGCTCAACCCGAACGGTCCGACGTTTAACAAGCGTTCGATTCAGTCGACGGTACTCGCCGACGACGGTGAGATCATCGTGCTGGGTGGTTTGATGCAGGACAACTATCAGGTCAACAACAGCAAGGTTCCGCTGCTCGGCGACATCCCGTGGATCGGCCAGTTGTTCCGCTCGGAATCGAAGAGCCGCACGAAGACCAACCTGCTGGTGTTTCTACGTCCTGTGATCATCAACGACCGTGCTACCGCTCAGGCGATCACGCAGAATCGC encodes the following:
- a CDS encoding MarR family winged helix-turn-helix transcriptional regulator yields the protein MSEGVYGEQAMGRVTHSLLRLSTAMRSQAWEWAEGAGLTPTQGEILVLLMQRKGPMRLGEIARETALTAATTSDAVSTLEGKGLVEKRRALDDGRALAVRLTTRGRTAAKRAAQWPDFLSKAVGTLRADEQSAFYRTLLKTIRQLEAQGHIPLHRMCVTCTYFEPSKNPKKTPHHCALLDLSLADTDLRLDCSVHETADVATQKKTWKVFVQHV
- a CDS encoding YbdK family carboxylate-amine ligase, with amino-acid sequence MSLEPFVDSKPFTFGIELEMQIVNTHDYDLTKAGTDLLRLIKDEKIPGNITPEITESMIELSTGICTSHEQAVTDLRTIRDTLVAAADRLNVGLCGGGTHAFQQWSERQIVDTPRFQYLSELYGYLAKQFTVFGQHVHIGCPDSDSALYLLHSMSRFIPHFIALSASSPFVQGVDTGFHSARLNSVFAFPLSGRAPFVLTWDSFEEYFSKMVNTGVVNSMKDFYWDIRPKPGFGTIEVRVMDTPFSVDRAAAIACYIQTLARHLLLDKPLMPKEDDYLVYTFNRFEACRFGLAGTCIDPQTGERKTISEDIIETLERIAPHAEALGSGRALDEVGAIARSQINDATWLRGVVTEEKSLHEAVRQQCLQWRA
- a CDS encoding cation:proton antiporter — encoded protein: MKSAFSFFPAWPLTPDAIFWAGLALLAAGLCGELCYRAWHLPRISGYAVIGLIAGAAGSGVIDASAASAARPLLDVALGLLLFELGSRLDLRWMRRNYWLILSSFAESTLTFIFVLVVLLFLKVPTMVAMVLASIAMATSPAMVIQLKTELRAEGQVTQRLMALTALNSMYAVVIEKLASSWLHQEVYGNVFATILQPLYLLIGSLILAYGLARACNFFYRRMNMQDEHSFVALFGLVLLAIAVAHLFKLSTILSLLAAGIIVKNLEARPQLWPQHFGTAGWLLTVILFVLTLTTFEWKDIALGGVAAVGLIIARLVAKLLGVLAFAKPSGLNWKQGVALGLSLSPMSALAYLLVDDTYTLYPNFDPMLRAVVMCSIVVLQIVSPWLVYRSLALVGERRE
- the mnmC gene encoding bifunctional tRNA (5-methylaminomethyl-2-thiouridine)(34)-methyltransferase MnmD/FAD-dependent 5-carboxymethylaminomethyl-2-thiouridine(34) oxidoreductase MnmC, which produces MTHPLIPATLAFRDNGTPFSPRHDDIYHSAVGGLAQAEYVFLHGNGLPERWQGRRIFTVLETGFGMGINFLATWAAWRADPARCERLHFVSTEKYPFTEADLRAAYAATVAETSIVELAQTLAEAWPTLVPGVHRLEFEGGRVTLTLAFGDALETLPSLWLRADAFYLDGFSPAKNPELWTPPIFKMLARLAGDDATFATYTSAGDVKRALTQTGFEYRKVDGFGWKRAMLVGRFAPRWRVRRHEPPVPLAVNARHAVVIGTGLAGCAAIERLAARGWQITSLERHADIARETSGNPAGVFHPQLSRDDSGTSRITRAGFAYALQRWIALEHAGHDFARSTQGLLQLAADDAELQAMTDAFTAFAWPRDFVAPLSRDEAQRIAKVPLAHGGWFYPHGGWLDPAALCAAQCAAAGTQLERRFGVEVARIERSGDQWTVIDTSGRAIISAPVVIVANAHEAARIAGLQHAATQRVRGQLTLLPRGSIVAPHVPVIGAGYAVPLVDGTTLSGATYHVDDMDASVRSADHLENLERLAEMMPSLDPALRTQNPSTFAGRVAFRCVALDRLPMIGQLADETAATLDAERLRGAWPLDLPRADGLYGAFAYGSRGLVWAALGAELIASQIEGEPWPIERDLAEAIDPARFLLRALRQSTIR
- a CDS encoding HU family DNA-binding protein, which gives rise to MNKQELIDAVAGQTGASKAQTGETLDTLLEVVKKAVSKGDSVQLIGFGSFGSGKRAARTGRNPKTGETIKIPAAKTVKFTAGKAFKDAVNKR
- a CDS encoding GTP-binding protein produces the protein MNQPPLPVTVLSGFLGAGKTTLLNHILANRAGLRVAVIVNDLAAVNIDAALVRDAAALSHVEEQLVEMSNGCICCTLRDDLLTEIRRLAGEQRFDAILIESTGIAEPMPIAETFTFVDDDGVSLSDVARLDTMVTVVDAFNFLRDYACADALAERGLAATDEDDRTLVELLIEQIEFCDVLVMNKTDLVSADDLTRLQHILAHINPRAVQVLSRFGVVPLAEVLDTKRFDFDEASNAPGWLASLQHDHDHAHHGEADEFGIGNFVYRARRPFHPERLWALLHEEWKGVLRSKGFFWLATRNDIAGSLSQAGGACRHGPAGMWWAAQDRSEWPEGDDELLAEITADWHGDLHDTSIGDRRQELVMIGVDIDPTLWRGKFDACLLNDDEYAQGAEAWSHFADPFPAWNLDAEDDHDHDHDHGDGEIVHRHD
- a CDS encoding lytic transglycosylase domain-containing protein; translation: MKLAAFTVAAAVALGALCAAGPARADCFDEAANYQKVNPLILRAIAWQESHNRPEALHKNANGSTDYGVMQINSIHLPTLAHYGISSDTLMQPCKNVYIAAWHLRQKMNKYGNTWQAVGAYHSETPSLRDQYAKQIVAILQKWNLLQASR
- the gspD gene encoding type II secretion system secretin GspD, whose amino-acid sequence is MRINRMALRRVTTALLVAGLITAQIAHAQVTLNFVNADIDQVAKAIGAATGKTIIVDPRVKGQLNLVSENPVPEDQALKTLQSALRMQGFSLVQDHGVLKVVPEADAKLQGVPTYVGNTPAARGDQVITQVFQLKNESANNLLPVLRPLISPNNTVAAYPANNTLVVTDYADNVRRIAQIIAGVDTAAGQQVAVIPLRNANALDTAQSLSKMLDPGAIGSTDTTLKVSVTADARTNSLLLRASNTARLNAAKELAKELDAPTSKMGNMHVVPLRNADAVKLAKTLRGMMGKGGDSGSSASSNDANSFNQNGNSSSSSGGSFSTGSSGTPPLPSGLGSSSSSFGGSSGSSGSQGGGTAAAGLLGGDKDKGDDNQAGGMIQADPATNSLIITAPDAIYRNLRAVIDQLDARRAQVYIEALIVELSANNNADLGIQWQIGNNALLAGTNFSNSGNTITSLTAGLAGGAAGTAGVLNGISQGLNVGWLHNVFGVKGLGALLQALSQSGDVNVLSTPNLITLDNEEAKIVVGQNVPITTGSYANLTSTSGSNPSTFNTVDRVDVGLTLDIKPQITEGGLLKLQLATEDSNIVNGSQNVALNPNGPTFNKRSIQSTVLADDGEIIVLGGLMQDNYQVNNSKVPLLGDIPWIGQLFRSESKSRTKTNLLVFLRPVIINDRATAQAITQNRYDYIQGVQGAYKSDNNLILDKDDPVTPPMPIGPAEGGSKLNLFDIDKMRREQATRQPPAAAAPASTPAAPLESPGAHP